CGACGGGTCCTGCGCAGCAGCCAGAAGAAGAACGGGCTGCCGATGAGAGCGGTCAGTACACCGAGCGGCAGTTCGGCCGGGTCGGCGACGGTACGGGCCGCGAGGTCACCCGCGACCAGCACCAGTGCCCCGCCGAGCGCGCTACCCGGGACGAGGAAGCGGTGCCCGGGGCCGTTGGCCATCCGCAGCAGGTGGGGGACGAGCAGGCCGACGAAGGTGATGACGCCCGCGACCGCGACGGCGGCGGCCGTCAGCAGGGCGACGACCAGGACCAGCACGACCCGCAGCCGTTCGACGTCCACCCCCAGGTGCCGGGCGGGCCGTTCGCCGAGGGCCAGCAGGTCCAGCTTCCTCGCGTAGAAGGGGGCCACCAGCAGGCCCAGCAGCGCGCAGGGCAGTACGGCCAGCACCTTCGGCCAGGTCGCCTGGGCCAGCGAACCCAGCTGCCAGAAGGTGATCTGGGTGATCTGCGCGTTGTCCGCGAAGAAGATGAACAGGCCGATCAGCGCGCCCGCGAAGGCGTTCACGGCGATACCCGTGAGGATCAGCGTCACCACCTCCGTACGCCCGCCCGAGCGCGACAGCGCGTACACCAGGAGCACGGTGACCAGCCCCGCGGCGAACGCGCAGACGGTGCCGGTCCAGTTGCCGAAGAAGGTCAGCCCGAGCGCGATCGAGGCGACCGCGCCGACCGCCGCACCGGAGGAGATCCCGATGACCCCCGGTTCGGCGAGCGGGTTGCCGAACACCCCCTGCATCAGGGCGCCCGCGCAGCCGAGCGACGCCCCGACGAGCAGGGCCAGGACGACCCGGGGGAGGCGTACGTTCCACAGGACGCTCTCGCCGACCCGGTCCAGGGCGTGCCCGCCCAGGCCGGTCCGGTGCCGGACGGAGGACAGGACGTCCCCGAGCGGGATGTCGTACGCGCCCATGCCGGCCGACAGCAGGCAGCCGAGGAGCAGGGCCGCCGTGAGGGCGGCGGTGAGGACGTAGGTCCCACCGCGCCGCCGGGGCGGTGCGGTGGGCGCGCCCGTGTCCACGTCCGCGTCCGCCGGGGCGGGGGCACCTGCGTTCGTGCCTGTGTCTGTGCCCGCGCCCGTGTCCGGCTCCGTCGGGGCGGGGGCGCCCGCGTCCGTTTCCGCCGTGGCGGGTGTGCCGTGCGGGGCGGCCGTCATCGCTGTCCACCGCCCTCCGGGTAGAGCCGGCCGATCAGTTCGGCCAGTACGCGGTCGGTGCGCGGCCCGTAGTTCAGCAGCACCCCGTCGTCGACCGAGACCACCCTGCGGTCCATCCCGGCGGGCGTCTCCGCGATGCCGGGGATCTTCACCAGGCCGTCGACACCGCCCACCGAGTCCAGGCCCTTGGACATGACGAGGATCGCGTCCGGAGCCGCCTTCGCGAGGGCCTCGGCGGTGATGGCGGTGAAGTCCTTCGTCAGCCCGGACGCCTTGCCCGCGTCCACCGCACCGGCCGCCTCCAGCAGCGAACTCGCCCCGGACTCCGCCCCGCCCAGCAGGTAGACGGAGGCCGAGCCGCGCAGATAGAGGAAGGCGACCCGGAGGGCCGGCCCGTTCCGGTGCGCGGGGACCGTCTCCCGTACGGCGTCGATCCGGGCCTCCGTACGCGCCGTCAGCTCGTCGCCGGACGCGGGCACGCCCAGCGCGGCGGCCACGGCGCCGATCCGGCGGCTCACATCGGCGAGTTCCCCGGCCGGCTCGACGACGACCAGCGGGACACCCGCGTCCCGGATCTGGCCGATCGCCTCGGCCGGGCCGGTCGTGGTGTCCGCCAGGACGACGGTCGGTTCCAGCGACAGCACGCCTTCCGCCGACACGTCGTGGGCGCGCGTCACCACCGGGAGTTCCTCGGCCTGTTCGAAGGTGGCGGTGATGTCGCGGGCCACCACCCGCTCACCGAGGCCGAGCGTGAAGACGATCTCGCTGAGCGAGCCGGTGAGCGGAACGATCCGGTCGGCGGAGGCGACGGTGACCTTCGTGCCGTCCGCCGACTCCACCGTGACCGGGAGCTGCGGATCGGGTGCGGTGGTCAGTGGCTCGATCACGTCGGTGGCGGTCTTGGTCTTCGTCGCCGTCGCGGGGGTGCCGGACGTTTCTCCGGAAGGGGTGCCGCAGCCGCTGAGCCCTACGGAAAGCGCAACTACCGCTGCCAGGGCCCCGATACGCCCGGTGCGGGCTCGCGCGACTCGGCGTACCGATAGGGCCGGGTACAAGTGAAATCGCACGAATGCACCGTCCTGGGATGTTGCGAAGTGTTATGGGCCAGGGGGTTCCGGCCAAGATTGATTTCATCTTAGGTTAGCCTTACCTCACCTTCTAGCCCTTCGGAGGGTTCCCATGCCGTCGTCCGGACCGGTCCGCGCGCTCGCCGCAGCGCTCTTCGCGGTGCTGCTGGGCACACTGCTGCCCACGGCCTCCGCCCAGGCGGCGAGCCGCACGGTGCA
This DNA window, taken from Streptomyces nitrosporeus, encodes the following:
- a CDS encoding FecCD family ABC transporter permease encodes the protein MTAAPHGTPATAETDAGAPAPTEPDTGAGTDTGTNAGAPAPADADVDTGAPTAPPRRRGGTYVLTAALTAALLLGCLLSAGMGAYDIPLGDVLSSVRHRTGLGGHALDRVGESVLWNVRLPRVVLALLVGASLGCAGALMQGVFGNPLAEPGVIGISSGAAVGAVASIALGLTFFGNWTGTVCAFAAGLVTVLLVYALSRSGGRTEVVTLILTGIAVNAFAGALIGLFIFFADNAQITQITFWQLGSLAQATWPKVLAVLPCALLGLLVAPFYARKLDLLALGERPARHLGVDVERLRVVLVLVVALLTAAAVAVAGVITFVGLLVPHLLRMANGPGHRFLVPGSALGGALVLVAGDLAARTVADPAELPLGVLTALIGSPFFFWLLRRTRRKQGGWA
- a CDS encoding heme/hemin ABC transporter substrate-binding protein, whose amino-acid sequence is MRFHLYPALSVRRVARARTGRIGALAAVVALSVGLSGCGTPSGETSGTPATATKTKTATDVIEPLTTAPDPQLPVTVESADGTKVTVASADRIVPLTGSLSEIVFTLGLGERVVARDITATFEQAEELPVVTRAHDVSAEGVLSLEPTVVLADTTTGPAEAIGQIRDAGVPLVVVEPAGELADVSRRIGAVAAALGVPASGDELTARTEARIDAVRETVPAHRNGPALRVAFLYLRGSASVYLLGGAESGASSLLEAAGAVDAGKASGLTKDFTAITAEALAKAAPDAILVMSKGLDSVGGVDGLVKIPGIAETPAGMDRRVVSVDDGVLLNYGPRTDRVLAELIGRLYPEGGGQR